ggcggtccacggggggggggggggagagagtttgaaaatgggacctttagtaccggtttgtgtcatgaaccggtactaatgcctcaaaacccattagtaccggttggtgacgccaaccggtactaaaggtctaacctttagtcccagttggtgccaccaaccgagactaatgggcatcgcaccctttagtcccggttcgtggcacgaaccgggactaaaggacccaggtgaaccgggactaatgccttacccgcaagaaccgggataaatgctcacgttagtcccggttcttgactgaaccgggactaatgtgaaaactgccccgtgaccaaagccttgttttctactagtgtaatgtGTCTACTTTTGTATAATGCTATTAATTGAAGTTGGTTTTGCATGCAGACATAGGGCGCACAGATTATGGCAGAGGAGCAGAGGAAAATTCAATTACATATGTGTCAAAATTGATAGGTTCAACCCTAGGTATTTTATTATAATGCCTTAGCGTACTATTCTTCAAATTTTTCTTAAAGATCACACAAGGACTCGATGAGGGATCCATAGATTTAAAAATAAGCTGGAAAGCATTGAGTTTAGTAAATATTGTATACCTTTCTCCTTAAAAGTTTCGTACAGAATTACCTGGGGAAAAAGAAATTCCTCAATGATCCAATTTTGTATTTTGCGGGACTCAGTTCTTAAACTTCGTTAATATTTTATTTGCCACTTTCCTCTAATAAATATCTTCTGTGTGGTATACAAAGTTTGCGGCATTTTTTTTGTAAGATAATAACGGTGCGTATAGAGGATACTGGATTGTCGTACAGTGCTTCAATGTCTATTGAGCTGATGGGACATCAAAGGTAGTTCCTTCCACGGTGCACCAGATTTAATAACAGTGTGTCTTCAGTTAGTTTGTAGCCATCCTTTACAAAGATCATAACTTGGTATTCCTCTCTTTTCACCTTTTTTCCTCATGATTTCTTATGAACTGAAGTAATTAGGTACTAAGTGTTATTTGTTTTCTGATTAGGCGTGAAAGGTTCCACTGGCAAAGAATATGAAGTGTTATTTGTTTTCCGATTTGACTATTTTCAAATGCTCCAGCCTCCGAGTCAAGAAACTGCAAGAAATGCGCTCTTTATGCGAAAAGCTACTTTGGTACACGGCGGCTAGTGCTATGCTTATCGGAACCATTCCTTTCCATGTGGATTTGCACAGCGCAGTTATGAATCGATGTATATCGACACAGCGTTACAATTGCAGCATGTAGTATATCACTGGTATAGTCTCTGTTTTGGCCCTGGATTCCTCTAATGGTAGCAGCAAATGTTCCCCGATCCAGCCCCTTAGAGTGACGAATTCTGGCTCAGGTAATAACATGTACCAGCCTTGGTACACATCCACGGCACGTGTACCGAACTGGCATGGTGTGGTCAAGTCCGGCAGAGCTGTCAGCCAAATACTTTGCCCCTACAATATCTGCCCCACCCAAACCGCGGACATAGTTATCATCCACATTTAAGTCGATATATTACAGCCTATAATCAGTCATTACAATGATTTCACAGCGCAGTTGCCCCGCGTTTCTAaaggggtgtttggttcagaagtcctaggactttttctagtcccagggactaatcaaaaaagactctttagtagagtctttttctagtccctgtagaaaaagtccctcccgtttggtttctagggactttttagggactttttctagtctctgggactaaaaagtccctgatcCAAACACCCACTAAGACAAAACCCGTTGTTCGGCGGGTTCATTTATTAAGCACTCCACAATGCATTCATTATGGCTTAAACAAGATTAGGCTAGAGTTTTATCTACCACAAGTTTAATAAAACATTTTTTTATTAGCCAGCTATCGAGTAATGTCCATCGTCAGTTGCTAAAGCCTTCATGTATGCAACCGTGTGTTGACTAGTCAATCCCGCTCGCCGCAGCAGCAACATCCGAAGCTCATTTActtttcttctcccccttcctCACCTACCCGATGAACCTCACCCCCGTGTTGAAGAACAAGATGTCCATGGatccgcctcccccccccccccccaacactccCCACAGGCACCTTGATCCCTAACTAGCGCCCCGACGAAACTCATGATCTTCTTCAAGTGCCAGTCCCCGAATCAGCCGCCCGCTTATCAGGTATGGAAAAGCTAAGTGTCGAAAGCACAATCCAACTTTAGTTCGCCCTAGATCCTGACAACCATTTTGCATATTACATTTATCTAGGTTTCATAGCCCACCACACCTTAGATCGCCAAACAATTGTATGTTTTTATTAagatgtttttattattttagttatCAATTCCACATCCCTCTCACCAATTTTCATTTGCACACAACTAGATCTCCTACTGTTAGCATGATGCCCAGCAGTAGCAAATCTCCCGaagacccctcccccccccccccccccatttcagATGCAGTATCCCCTGTTTCTGATGCAGTTGAACAACAAGCCAGGAACACTCTTAACGATGCAACACTCACCTCTCGCATATCTATATCTATTCAGAAGTTCTGTTGCGTCGTCTCCTAGTTTAGTAACTTCAAGCGGGGTCTTGTTATGGAGACTGGTTTCGGagggctaatgcatctaaaaatAGCTCACAAGCTGAACTTGAAATTCAGTGCATCATTGATGGTCCGGGTAGATCCAGATGAATCCATGTTAGTACTTGATGAATCAAGGAAAATACCAATTACAGACCAAGAAATAAACGATGCATTTGACCTTCCACAAGGAAGCAGGACCATTCCCCCAGGGCACTCGGACTTATTGGAGGTTTGTATTGAGTTCAGCAGGAGTTGGCTTCAACCATTAGCACAAAAGGAGTGCATAGTTTGAAGGCTGCTGAATTTATCTTATCTAAGTCAATAGATGAGAAATCAAGCAAAGTTGAGTGTgaatgcttcaagatagcatttgTAATCTTCTCAGTCGGCCATGTGTTGAACCCATGCGCCAAGCACGACTACACTAGTGTCGATTACTGGGCAGCACTCGTGGTTCCGTCGGAGATAAATTCCTACAACTGGTGTAGGCTTGTCAAAGACAGTTTGATGAAAGGTGTGCGAAAAATCAAGACCGACGTTGGCAATGGGAACACAACAATCCACATAGTTGGATGTCACCTTCTTCTTCAGGTACACTGCATTATTTTGTTTATCATTAGTTATCATGTCAATCACATATGTACCTATGCAACTTCCAATGTACACTGCATTTTGCTTACATTATTCTCACTGAGTTGCTTCACCAAGTCTTTAGTGTGTGTATTAATGTACTTGTGCGACTTCCAATGTAGTTTCTGCCCACAAGTAGTTGACATCGGGTGGTTATGATCAATGTGGTGCTCGCTGATGTACCAACCATTATCAAACGAACGCAAGAGGCGAATTTTGGCTTCACATCCACACCTAGAAGATCTGTCGTTCTCCTTAATTGGGGTGCCCTGCATTATGAGTAGTATGTTTAAAATCAAACCATCACAAAAAAAAAGCATGAATCATCCAAGGTGGTCATTTTGAAAAAATTATTCAATTTCTAATTGGGGCTCACCGCACATCCGCAAACCAACTCCTGCATGCATTTGGCTCGTTTGACATTCAGACGACTTCTGGCAAAACGTATCCCAAATCTGATTTCCCGCGAGTACAGGTTGTAAAATTCGTAAGCCTCGTTCAGAGAATCAAAGGACAAACCAATTTTAGGATTTATTACAACGCCTTCTTTCTTCTCGGCGAATCGTCTTATGGTCACTTCAAGTGCGCTCTTCCTTTCTGCACTCCACTCTCTCTCAACATCTCCATTTGACAGCCTAACCCTGAAATCCATGTGTATAAATTACATATAGCGATATCAAAGAAACTTTGTAGAGAACATTAGAACAATATCAATATGAACAACGTGATTTTTTTTCAGCACTACCGAATAGTTCACCAGTTTTTCCACATTTTTTGGACAAAGGCCCATTACTCGATTTAAAATTGCGAGGCCCATGAACGGCACATGAGCTAAATGATCCAAATTTATTTTTTCCTACTAGCAAGGTCACTT
The sequence above is drawn from the Triticum aestivum cultivar Chinese Spring chromosome 7A, IWGSC CS RefSeq v2.1, whole genome shotgun sequence genome and encodes:
- the LOC123147808 gene encoding putative protein FAR1-RELATED SEQUENCE 10, with translation MRAPPICSSGSSRASHRVDASMTNDVEDGARSQLEATVGDDKDLSINNLSREHADSLEAGSCEVRVEDAGGGEATSTWKRRVRLSNGDVEREWSAERKSALEVTIRRFAEKKEGVVINPKIGLSFDSLNEAYEFYNLYSREIRFGIRFARSRLNVKRAKCMQELVCGCAGTPIKENDRSSRCGCEAKIRLLRSFDNGWYISEHHIDHNHPMSTTCGQKLHWKSHKYINTHTKDLVKQLSENNCT